The following DNA comes from Pyramidobacter piscolens W5455.
TTCTTCGAAACCCTTCTGACAGGCGGGGATGAACTCGCGAGGAATGACGCCGCCGACGATATCGTCCTCAAACACAAAGCCTTCCTGTCCGTCAGGCAAAGGCTCCATGTTGATGACGCAATCACCGTACTGTCCGTGACCGCCGCTCTGACGGACGAACTTGCCTTGAACCTTTTCGACGCGGTTCTGGATGGCCTCACGGTAAGCAACCTGAGGACGGCCAACGTTCACGTGAACGCCAAATTCACGGCGCAGGCGATCGACGATAATGTCAAGGTGAAGTTCGCCCATGCCGGAAATCGTCGTCTGCCCCGTCTCTTCATTATCCTTGACAACGAAGGTCGGATCCTCGTCAGACAGAGCGATCAACCCCTTGGCCAGCTTGGTCTTGTCCTCGGTCGTCGCGGGTTCGACCGCCAGAGTGATGACAGGGGCGGGGAACGTCAGGCTCTCAAGAACCACGGGATTGTTCTCATCGCAGAGCGTATCGCCTGTACGGGTGTTCTTGAGGCTTGGCAGGGCCACGATCATACCGGCGCTGGCGTCGTCGATGTCAATGCGTTTATTGGAATGCATCAGAAGGATGCGGCCAATACGTTCGCGCTTGCGGCTTGCAGGGTTGTAAAGAGTATCACCGGTATGAAGCGTGCCGGAGTAAATACGACAAAACGTCAGACGCCCGACAAAGGGGTCAACAGCAACCTTAAAGGCCAAAGCCGAAAGCGGCTCGTCCATTCTAGGATGGCGCTCAATCACCTTGGTCTCGTCATCAGGGGAAGTTCCCTCGACTGCGGGGATGTCAACAGGGCTGGGCAGATAATCGATAACCGCATCAAGTACGGGCTGAATGCCCTTGTTCTTGAAAGCGCTGCCGCAAAAGCAGGGCACGAACTTGAGCGCGATCGTCTGACGGCGGATAGCCGCCTTCAGCTGTTCGACCGTCGGCTCTTGTCCTTCGAGATACATGTTCATGATCTCGTCGTCGACGTCGCCCAGCTGCTCGATCAGGTTCTCGCGATACATTTTCGCGTCGTCGAGCATATCGGCGGGGATGTCGCGAAGCTCAGGATGCGCGCCCGACTCGTCGACATAAACGAGCTCCTTCATCTGAAGAAGATCGACGACGCCCTGGAACGAATCCTCCGCGCCGATAGGCAGAACCACGGGAACGGCGCGGGCGCCGAGACGATCATGAATCTGGCTCACAACGCCAAAAAAGTTCGCGCCGACACGATCCATCTTGTTGATGAACGCGATGCGAGGGACCTTGTACTTATCAGCCTGACGCCAGACCGTTTCCGATTGAGGCTCAACGCCGCCGACCGCACAGAAGACGGAAACAGCGCCATCGAGGACGCGCAAAGAACGCTCCACCTCAACCGTAAAATCCACGTGGCCGGGAGTGTCAATAATATTGATAAAACAATCCTTCCACTGGCAGGTAATAGCGGCGGAAGTGATGGTGATCCCGCGTTCGCGCTCCTGGGCCATCCAGTCCATGGTCGCGGTGCCGTCGTGAGTTTCGCCGATCTTGTAATTCACGCCCGTGTAGAACAGAATACGTTCCGTGGTCGTGGTCTTTCCGGCGTCGATATGGGCGGCAATGCCAATGTTGCGGATTTTCGTCAGATCTTTAGTCAGCATGGAACATCACCAGAAGCTGACTACCAACGGTAATGAGCGAAGGCTCTGTTGGCCTCAGCCATCTTGTGAGTGTCTTCGCGCTTTTTGACGGAGCTGCCTTCATTGTTGTAGGCGTCCATCAGTTCGCGGGCAAGACGCTCCGCCATAGGCATGCCTTTTTTGCTGCGCGCATAGGAAATGATCCAGCGGATGGCCAACGCCTGCGCACGCGCAGGCGCGACTTCGACGGGGACCTGATAGGTCGCGCCGCCGACGCGGCGGGAACGGACCTCGACCGCGGGCTTGACGTTTTCCATAGCCTTCTCGAACAGAGCCATAGGCTCAACTTTCAGCTTCTCGGCGGCTTTTTCGAGAGCTCCGTACATAATGCCCTCCGCCGTGCTCTTCTTGCCGTCAAGCATCAGAGTATTGATGAACTTCGTGACGACAACGCTGTTATAGGTCGCATCAGCGATGGTTTCACGTTTTTTGATATGCCCTTTACGCGGCATGAAATTTCCTCCTTAAATACTTACTTGGGGCGGCGAGCGCCGTACTTGGAGCGGCTGCGCTTGCGATCGGCAACGCCACCGCAGTCGAGAGCTCCGCGGACAATGTGGTAGCGGACGCCGGGAAGATCTTTAACACGACCGCCGCGCACGAGGACCACCGAGTGCTCCTGCAGATTGTGTCCGACGCCGGGGATGTAGGACGTAACTTCAATGCCGTTGGTCAAACGGACACGGGCCACCTTACGAAGAGCCGAGTTGGGCTTCTTGGGAGTCACGGTGTAGACACGGGTGCAGACGCCGCGGCGAACGGGCGAGTTCTGCAGCGCGGGAGACGCCGACTTGTAGGTCGCAGCGACGCGTCCCTTACGCACGAGCTGATTGATTGTTGGCACGCTATTTCCTCCTTCTTCCGAAAAAATTCTATTGGACTTCGCCGAAGAACAACTTCTCCGGCTGTCTTCCGTATGATGTACACCGGTCCGGGGTTGTCTGGATAAGTTCCGCGCGGGGAAGAAAACCAGCCTCTCTCGAGAGCATTCGTTTACTCAAGCCTTGGGGCTTGATCCACGGCAGATTAAACCAAAATGGTCCCAGACGTTCACCTTTCCCGAGGGAAAGAGCGCGCATCCTTGGAATCATCGCGGTTCCCGATAAAAGGACACAGTTCACCCTCGCACGAAAGACACCAAGAGATAATAGCAACGGGGCGCGCTAATGTCAAGCTTTTAGCACGCCCCGCATCGAGCATTTCAACCAATTCCTTCAGTGTTTTAAACTTACGGATTTGATTTTTTTAAATTCTCACTCGTCCGCCGGAACTTCAGCGCCTTCAGACAGCTGTTTTTCCGAAGCGTCATCGGCGTTCTCCGCTTCTGCGGCGGGTACGAACCTGCTGGAAACCTTAAGACTCTGAAAGCGTTCGATCCCCGTCCCGGCAGGAATCAGGTGACCGATGATGACGTTCTCCTTGAGTCCCATCAGATGATCGACCTGACTGCGCACAGCCGCGCCGGCAAGAATCTGGGCGGTCTGCTGGAAGGATGCGGCGCTCAGGAAGCTCTCCGTGGCGAGAGCCGCCTTGGTGATGCCGTGAATGAACTTTTTGCACAGAGGCGGGACGCGCAACTTGCGCACATAGGACACGCGCGAGATCAGCGCCACCTCTTCGCTCTGCGGCGAGGCTGGGCGCAGACTCAACTTCGGCACGCGACCGGCAATGATGCGCGCAGCGTGCTCTTCCGTGAGCGTAACGCCGGCGGGAATACTGCCCTTGCCCTCGCCAAGATCGACGACGTCCAGAGTGACTTTGCCGACAACGGCGTTAATGAGCGCTTGGGCCAGATACTCGTCGAGATGAATGGGCCTGTCGCTGTCGTGCAATGCCAGAGTCTTGATCTTGCTCTGCAGGATGGCCCGAATCACCGATGCGTCGACGATCCTGGGCATGTTGGGCACGGGGTTGCCTTCGGCGTCGAAAGCGGCGCTCAAAAGTTTGCCCCAATGAGTGCTGATCAGGCGTTCCTGAAGATAATCTATGACGTCGATGTGCTGGACGTTCTTCCAGATGCGGATGCTTCTGACAGGATTGCCGCTGAGCTTCTGCACCAGCTCGCCGCTGACTAAGTCATTGGTTCTGGCGATCACCTTGCCGCCTATCGAAACATCTTTGGCCAAATAGGCCGCGTCAGTGAGTTTGCGCAGAGTTTCCACGTCACGATAGAAATGGG
Coding sequences within:
- the fusA gene encoding elongation factor G; protein product: MLTKDLTKIRNIGIAAHIDAGKTTTTERILFYTGVNYKIGETHDGTATMDWMAQERERGITITSAAITCQWKDCFINIIDTPGHVDFTVEVERSLRVLDGAVSVFCAVGGVEPQSETVWRQADKYKVPRIAFINKMDRVGANFFGVVSQIHDRLGARAVPVVLPIGAEDSFQGVVDLLQMKELVYVDESGAHPELRDIPADMLDDAKMYRENLIEQLGDVDDEIMNMYLEGQEPTVEQLKAAIRRQTIALKFVPCFCGSAFKNKGIQPVLDAVIDYLPSPVDIPAVEGTSPDDETKVIERHPRMDEPLSALAFKVAVDPFVGRLTFCRIYSGTLHTGDTLYNPASRKRERIGRILLMHSNKRIDIDDASAGMIVALPSLKNTRTGDTLCDENNPVVLESLTFPAPVITLAVEPATTEDKTKLAKGLIALSDEDPTFVVKDNEETGQTTISGMGELHLDIIVDRLRREFGVHVNVGRPQVAYREAIQNRVEKVQGKFVRQSGGHGQYGDCVINMEPLPDGQEGFVFEDDIVGGVIPREFIPACQKGFEEAMGSGVLGGFPVIGVKVELVYGSYHEVDSSEMAFKIAASMAFKEAMRKASPTLMEPIMSVEVVTPEDYVGDVMGDLSSRRGRVDGMEMRANARAIKAYVPLGEMFGYATDLRSKTSGRANYTMQFDHYEPVPKNVAEAILNPSGAESAGKK
- the rpsG gene encoding 30S ribosomal protein S7; translated protein: MPRKGHIKKRETIADATYNSVVVTKFINTLMLDGKKSTAEGIMYGALEKAAEKLKVEPMALFEKAMENVKPAVEVRSRRVGGATYQVPVEVAPARAQALAIRWIISYARSKKGMPMAERLARELMDAYNNEGSSVKKREDTHKMAEANRAFAHYRW
- the rpsL gene encoding 30S ribosomal protein S12 — encoded protein: MPTINQLVRKGRVAATYKSASPALQNSPVRRGVCTRVYTVTPKKPNSALRKVARVRLTNGIEVTSYIPGVGHNLQEHSVVLVRGGRVKDLPGVRYHIVRGALDCGGVADRKRSRSKYGARRPK